The following proteins come from a genomic window of Winogradskyella sp. PC-19:
- a CDS encoding Ig-like domain-containing protein, with protein sequence NVSCFGFSDGAITISFAGGTSPYDISGDFTATDVTTDQSHTGLAAGTYNYTITDANGCTETASTTIAQPDAELTAQATGTNLSCNGDNSGSINLTVDGGTLPYSYAWTNGDNTEDISGLAAGNYNVTVTDANGCTATLSTPIQITQPEVVSIELTKINANATAGCANGTATANPSGGTAPYTYLWSDGQTTATATNLSGDIIGGTQYSVTVTDANGCTAVQSVVINCVSDCDAVIAVGDIDNILCKGDSTGNATVSASSIANPSATFTFVWNTTPVQVDSGVTSSTISNQIAGVYTVSVTIDGTVCSPVEESITITEPSTSVSVTATSTDETGPTTNDGTVTANPSGGTPDYTYLWSPGGATTQTVNGLSDGNYTVTVTDENGCTATTTVTVNNGDCRNLSAVASSTAVSCNGGDDGTATVNVTGGLGNFTYSWSNGETTQSISGLVAGTYTVTVSDVDTGCDSVSSTTINEPTALSTGIAVTDVACHGENTGSLDLTVNGGTTDYTFLWSNGETTEDITNLPAGNYSVTITDANGCTITDSATVEEPLVALSANITSQTDIVCSTTGSVTVEGQNGTAPYTYNIDGGTNQNNGTFNDLLAGIYTVNVIDANLCTTTVEVTILANCITAINDINDTFIDTPVSGDVSTNDLNPDGPAGTETFTATTQPNNGTLVFNPDGTYTYTPNPDFTGTDTFTYEVCDAGNPIACDTATVTIEVAPMPTSGNEPPVANDDTNTTEVDTPVSGTVISNDFDPDGDTIIVTGNTDPTNGTVVVNPDGTYTYTPNPSFEGEDTFTYTICDDANPAACDTATVTIQVVPDDANIVVANDDTYNGEVDTNITGNLTDNDNDPEGDDFTVTSNTNPANGSVTVNPDGTFTYTPNSGFSGTDSFTYTITDDNGATDTATVYITIQLTPAPGIALVKTGIFVDSNQDQCSDVDETVVYTFTVTNQGNVPLSAVTISDELFQAPNPIVDIVLTSGDDNSNDLLDLDETWVFNATYSITQNDIDTGSITNQATVEGTSTGPNQDVVTDLSDNNVVTENDATITTLCNTASIDLVKTGVFNNENVNQCSEIGETITYTITLTNTGNTSLENVSIEDTLLDNSIPAIPLVLTSGDTDNDSELDTDEIWVYNANYPINETDIIELEVDNTAVVTATDVTNGSTVTDFDEITTDLVADTTPPDSSQCEPLDETIECDGDNNEMLANAWDAANIQALLDCATDNCDNNFTVTSNYSYSNLVITCGASGIIDVIYTLTDSSDNVSTYSAKFTIEDNTAPVIDTLPADSTINCPDTPSFEQATATDACGSDFTLTFEDVTTNGDCAGEYSITRTWTATDACGNASTATQTINVIDTDAPVIAALPADSTINCPDTPSFEQATATDACGSDFTLTFEDVTTNGDCAGEYSITRTWTATDACGNASTATQTINVIDTDAPVIAALPADSTINCPDTPSFEQATATDACGSDFTLTFEDVTTNGDCVGEYSITRTWTATDACGNASTATQTINVIDTDAPVIAALPADSTINCPDTPSFEQATATDACGSDFTLTFEDVTTNGDCAGEYSVTRTWTATDACGNASTATQTINVIDTDAPVIAALPADSTINCPDTPSFEQATATDACGSDFTLTFEDVTTNGDCAGEYSVTRTWTATDACGNASTATQTINVIDTDAPVIAALPADSTINCPDTPSFEQATATDACGSDFTLTFEDVTTNGDCAGEYSITRTWTATDACGNASTATQTINIIDETAPELTIPADVTVECSDDTSTTATGVATATDTCSTTIDIVSSDVTTPGTCDGEFTITRTWTATDECGNVATEIQTISVVDTTAPELTIPADVTVECSDDTSTAATGGATATDLCSNTIDIAFSDVTTPGACDNAFTITRTWTATDSCGNPATAVQTINVVDTTAPVITTTQGDLDVTIECSDTTALDDALALEPTVTDNCSTTLITTLVSDDTVQDPDCPNASVRTRIWTFDDGCGNISESFTQTISIIDTTAPVLITDLDLNITVECDAIPEIPELVFEDNCSSNVTVTFNEDINFFPNVDDYEIIRDWTADDGCGNITAITQVIMVTTPTITANDGDRCIDDGIINLFDFLQSDVDTSGTWSIVIGNTITINDNLFDPQNGGEVGEIYTFRYSLGDTCPVEVDVNITLNGDCIVLPCGQEDVNISKTITHNGDGINEFFEITGVETCGFVTEVQIFNRWGAVVYKNNNYQNDWGGQTISSSVGDSNNVPTGTYYYVVTLRNSGLEPFAGPLYVVTGN encoded by the coding sequence AATGTTTCTTGCTTCGGTTTTTCTGATGGTGCTATTACGATTAGCTTTGCTGGTGGAACGAGTCCTTATGATATTTCTGGTGACTTTACGGCTACTGATGTAACTACTGACCAATCACATACTGGTCTTGCTGCTGGAACTTATAACTATACGATTACTGATGCTAACGGATGTACAGAAACTGCTAGCACTACTATTGCTCAACCTGACGCTGAGCTTACCGCACAAGCTACTGGTACAAACTTATCATGTAATGGAGATAATTCAGGATCCATTAACTTAACAGTAGATGGAGGTACTTTACCTTACTCTTACGCGTGGACTAATGGAGATAATACAGAAGATATTTCTGGTCTTGCTGCTGGCAATTACAATGTAACAGTTACTGATGCTAATGGTTGTACTGCAACATTATCAACTCCTATTCAAATTACACAGCCTGAGGTAGTAAGTATAGAATTGACAAAAATTAATGCGAATGCAACAGCAGGATGTGCCAACGGTACCGCTACTGCGAATCCTTCTGGAGGTACTGCGCCATATACTTATCTATGGAGTGATGGTCAAACGACTGCAACTGCTACAAACCTATCTGGAGATATCATTGGTGGTACACAATACTCAGTTACAGTTACTGATGCTAATGGTTGTACCGCAGTACAAAGTGTAGTAATCAATTGTGTTAGTGATTGTGATGCAGTTATAGCTGTTGGAGACATAGACAATATATTATGTAAAGGTGATAGTACTGGTAATGCTACTGTTAGTGCAAGTTCTATAGCAAATCCAAGTGCCACATTTACTTTTGTATGGAACACTACACCTGTCCAGGTTGACAGCGGTGTTACCTCAAGTACAATAAGCAACCAAATAGCTGGAGTTTACACTGTGAGTGTAACAATTGACGGAACGGTCTGTTCTCCAGTCGAAGAAAGTATTACAATTACAGAACCTTCAACTAGTGTAAGTGTTACAGCTACATCTACTGATGAAACTGGACCTACAACCAATGATGGTACTGTAACTGCAAATCCTTCTGGAGGTACACCAGATTATACTTACTTATGGTCTCCTGGTGGAGCAACAACGCAAACTGTAAATGGTTTAAGTGATGGAAACTATACAGTTACTGTAACTGATGAAAATGGTTGTACAGCTACAACGACTGTCACAGTTAACAATGGAGATTGTAGAAATTTATCAGCTGTTGCTTCTTCTACTGCTGTTTCATGTAATGGAGGAGATGATGGAACTGCAACAGTAAACGTAACTGGTGGTTTAGGTAATTTTACATATTCGTGGAGTAATGGAGAAACTACACAATCTATATCAGGTTTGGTAGCTGGAACATATACTGTTACTGTTAGTGATGTTGATACTGGTTGTGATTCAGTAAGTTCTACAACTATTAATGAACCAACTGCTTTGAGTACAGGAATTGCTGTTACCGATGTAGCTTGTCATGGAGAAAATACTGGTTCCTTAGATTTAACAGTCAATGGCGGAACTACAGATTATACTTTTTTATGGTCAAATGGAGAAACTACTGAAGATATTACCAATCTTCCTGCAGGGAATTATTCTGTAACTATTACAGATGCAAATGGATGTACTATTACTGATAGTGCTACTGTTGAAGAACCTCTTGTTGCTCTATCTGCCAATATTACTTCTCAAACTGATATTGTTTGCTCTACTACAGGAAGCGTAACGGTTGAAGGTCAAAATGGAACTGCACCATACACTTATAATATTGATGGAGGAACAAACCAAAACAACGGAACATTTAATGATTTATTGGCCGGAATCTATACTGTAAATGTTATTGACGCTAACTTATGTACAACTACAGTTGAAGTTACTATTCTTGCTAATTGTATAACAGCTATCAATGATATTAACGATACGTTTATCGATACACCTGTGTCTGGTGATGTATCTACGAATGACTTAAATCCTGATGGACCTGCTGGAACGGAAACGTTTACTGCAACCACTCAGCCTAATAATGGTACGCTAGTCTTTAACCCTGATGGTACTTATACGTACACGCCTAACCCTGATTTTACTGGTACTGATACATTTACTTATGAAGTATGTGATGCTGGTAACCCGATTGCTTGTGATACTGCAACGGTAACTATTGAAGTTGCGCCTATGCCTACTTCTGGTAATGAGCCGCCTGTAGCTAACGATGATACCAATACCACGGAAGTCGATACGCCTGTATCTGGTACTGTTATTTCTAATGACTTTGACCCTGATGGAGACACGATAATCGTGACTGGAAACACAGACCCGACTAACGGTACTGTCGTGGTGAACCCTGATGGAACGTACACCTACACGCCTAACCCTAGTTTTGAAGGTGAAGATACGTTTACATACACCATCTGTGATGATGCAAATCCTGCCGCTTGTGATACTGCTACGGTAACTATTCAAGTTGTACCAGACGATGCTAACATCGTAGTGGCTAATGATGATACATATAATGGTGAAGTTGATACAAATATCACTGGTAACCTTACTGATAATGATAATGACCCTGAAGGTGATGACTTTACTGTAACTAGTAATACTAACCCTGCTAATGGTTCGGTAACGGTGAACCCTGATGGAACGTTTACTTACACACCTAACTCTGGCTTTAGTGGTACAGACTCATTCACATATACCATTACAGATGATAATGGAGCTACAGATACTGCTACAGTATATATCACTATTCAATTAACTCCTGCTCCTGGAATTGCATTAGTCAAAACTGGAATATTTGTAGACAGTAATCAAGATCAATGTTCTGATGTTGATGAAACAGTAGTTTATACTTTCACTGTAACAAATCAAGGTAATGTACCTTTAAGCGCTGTTACTATTTCGGATGAGTTGTTCCAAGCTCCAAATCCAATAGTGGATATTGTATTAACTAGTGGTGATGATAATTCTAATGATTTATTAGATTTAGATGAAACTTGGGTTTTTAACGCAACATATTCTATAACTCAAAATGATATAGATACAGGAAGTATAACAAATCAAGCAACAGTTGAGGGGACATCAACTGGACCTAATCAAGATGTTGTTACTGATTTATCTGATAATAACGTAGTTACAGAAAATGATGCTACAATAACAACTTTATGTAATACAGCTTCTATTGATTTAGTGAAGACCGGTGTCTTCAATAATGAAAATGTAAATCAATGTTCTGAAATTGGAGAAACAATTACCTATACTATTACATTAACTAATACAGGTAATACTAGTCTTGAAAATGTTTCAATTGAAGATACCTTATTAGATAATTCAATTCCTGCTATTCCACTTGTACTTACTTCAGGTGATACAGATAATGATTCAGAATTAGACACTGACGAAATTTGGGTTTATAATGCAAATTATCCAATAAATGAAACTGATATAATTGAACTTGAAGTTGACAATACTGCAGTAGTTACAGCAACTGATGTAACAAATGGAAGTACTGTAACTGATTTTGATGAAATTACAACTGATCTAGTCGCTGATACTACTCCACCAGATTCGTCACAATGTGAACCATTAGATGAAACTATTGAATGTGATGGCGATAATAATGAGATGTTAGCAAACGCATGGGATGCCGCTAATATACAAGCATTGTTGGATTGTGCTACAGATAATTGTGATAATAACTTCACTGTAACTTCTAATTACTCTTACAGTAATTTAGTAATTACATGCGGAGCTTCTGGAATAATAGATGTAATATACACTTTAACAGATAGTTCTGATAACGTGAGTACTTATTCAGCAAAGTTTACTATAGAAGATAATACAGCTCCAGTAATAGATACATTACCTGCTGATTCAACTATAAACTGTCCTGATACGCCTAGCTTCGAGCAAGCTACTGCTACGGATGCTTGTGGTTCTGACTTTACATTAACATTCGAAGATGTAACAACTAACGGTGATTGTGCTGGTGAATACAGCATAACTCGTACTTGGACGGCTACGGATGCTTGTGGTAACGCATCTACTGCTACACAAACTATTAATGTAATTGATACGGATGCACCAGTTATTGCTGCACTTCCTGCTGATTCAACTATAAACTGTCCTGATACGCCTAGCTTCGAGCAAGCTACTGCTACGGATGCTTGTGGTTCTGACTTTACATTAACATTCGAAGATGTAACAACTAACGGTGATTGTGCTGGTGAATACAGCATAACTCGTACTTGGACGGCTACGGATGCTTGTGGTAACGCATCTACTGCTACACAAACTATTAATGTAATTGATACGGATGCACCAGTTATTGCTGCACTTCCTGCTGATTCAACTATAAACTGTCCTGATACGCCTAGCTTCGAGCAAGCTACTGCTACGGATGCTTGTGGTTCTGACTTTACATTAACATTCGAAGATGTAACAACTAACGGTGATTGTGTTGGTGAATACAGCATAACTCGTACTTGGACGGCTACGGATGCTTGTGGTAACGCATCTACTGCTACACAAACTATTAATGTAATTGATACGGATGCACCAGTTATTGCTGCACTTCCTGCTGATTCAACTATAAACTGTCCTGATACGCCTAGCTTCGAGCAAGCTACTGCTACGGATGCTTGTGGTTCTGACTTTACATTAACATTCGAAGATGTAACAACTAACGGTGATTGTGCTGGTGAATACAGCGTAACTCGTACTTGGACGGCTACGGATGCTTGTGGTAACGCATCTACTGCTACACAAACTATTAATGTAATTGATACGGATGCACCAGTTATTGCTGCACTTCCTGCTGATTCAACTATAAACTGTCCTGATACGCCTAGCTTCGAGCAAGCTACTGCTACGGATGCTTGTGGTTCTGACTTTACATTAACATTCGAAGATGTAACAACTAACGGTGATTGTGCTGGTGAATACAGCGTAACTCGTACTTGGACGGCTACGGATGCTTGTGGTAACGCATCTACTGCTACACAAACTATTAATGTAATTGATACGGATGCACCAGTTATTGCTGCACTTCCTGCTGATTCAACTATAAACTGTCCTGATACGCCTAGCTTCGAGCAAGCTACTGCTACGGATGCTTGTGGTTCTGACTTTACATTAACATTCGAAGATGTAACAACTAACGGTGATTGTGCTGGTGAATACAGCATAACTCGTACTTGGACGGCTACGGATGCTTGTGGTAACGCATCTACTGCTACACAAACTATTAATATAATCGATGAGACTGCACCAGAATTAACTATTCCTGCTGATGTAACAGTTGAGTGTTCTGACGACACTTCTACAACTGCTACTGGTGTTGCAACTGCAACGGATACTTGTAGTACAACTATAGATATTGTTTCTTCTGATGTTACAACTCCTGGAACATGTGATGGAGAATTTACGATAACACGTACTTGGACTGCTACTGATGAGTGTGGCAATGTTGCTACCGAAATTCAAACTATTAGTGTCGTAGATACTACTGCTCCAGAATTAACGATTCCTGCAGATGTTACAGTAGAGTGTTCTGATGACACATCAACAGCTGCTACAGGAGGAGCAACAGCGACAGATTTATGTAGTAATACAATAGATATAGCATTCTCTGATGTTACAACTCCTGGGGCTTGTGATAATGCATTTACTATTACTAGGACTTGGACAGCTACAGATTCTTGTGGTAACCCAGCAACGGCAGTACAAACTATTAATGTTGTTGACACTACTGCTCCAGTAATTACTACTACTCAAGGAGATTTAGATGTAACAATAGAATGTTCTGATACAACTGCTTTGGATGATGCTTTAGCTCTTGAGCCTACAGTAACTGATAATTGTTCAACGACTTTAATAACTACATTAGTTAGTGACGATACAGTTCAAGACCCAGATTGTCCTAATGCTTCTGTAAGAACTAGAATATGGACTTTTGATGATGGTTGTGGTAATATTTCTGAATCTTTCACTCAAACAATAAGCATTATAGATACTACTGCTCCAGTATTAATCACTGACTTAGACCTCAATATTACTGTAGAGTGTGATGCTATACCAGAAATTCCTGAATTAGTATTTGAAGACAATTGTTCTTCTAATGTAACTGTAACATTTAATGAAGACATTAACTTCTTCCCTAATGTTGATGATTACGAAATTATTAGAGATTGGACAGCTGATGATGGTTGTGGTAATATTACTGCTATTACTCAAGTAATTATGGTAACTACACCAACAATTACTGCTAACGATGGTGATAGATGTATAGATGATGGAATAATCAATTTATTTGACTTCTTACAATCAGATGTAGATACGAGTGGTACTTGGTCTATAGTAATAGGTAATACCATTACAATAAATGATAACTTATTTGACCCACAAAACGGTGGAGAAGTTGGAGAGATATACACATTTAGATATTCTCTAGGTGATACATGTCCAGTAGAAGTAGATGTAAACATTACATTAAACGGTGATTGTATAGTACTACCTTGTGGTCAAGAAGATGTAAATATTTCTAAAACGATTACACATAACGGTGATGGAATAAATGAGTTCTTCGAAATTACTGGAGTTGAAACTTGTGGTTTTGTAACAGAAGTTCAAATATTTAACCGTTGGGGTGCAGTAGTTTATAAAAACAATAATTACCAAAATGATTGGGGTGGACAAACAATTAGCTCTTCAGTCGGTGATTCAAATAATGTCCCAACAGGAACTTACTACTATGTAGTAACATTAAGAAACAGTGGTTTAGAGCCATTTGCTGGTCCACTTTACGTAGTAACTGGCAACTAA
- a CDS encoding type IX secretion system membrane protein PorP/SprF translates to MKLNKFYGIVFMLLLTSVTFAQQLPQFTQYMFNTISINPAYAGSRETLSVIGLHRSQWVGLEGGPQTQTLSIHAPLRNEKVGLGLSVINDELGFENFQYVYGDFSYTITTGLNSKLAFGIKGGVTAYNLDGDFVLSEANDPVIFGFEDRLDFNVGAGVYWHSDRWYLGLSAPRILNNDKIEANGFEALDRVSYYFTGGYVFDLSDNIKLKPSALLKATNGAPLSFDISANFLFNEKFWIGGGYRINEQAAALGGIVDFQVSKQLRIGYAYEYPLSDIRPFTSGTHEVLLMFEIFKSRRIKSPRYF, encoded by the coding sequence ATGAAGTTAAATAAATTTTACGGCATTGTATTCATGTTACTGTTAACCTCAGTAACGTTTGCCCAGCAGCTTCCGCAGTTTACGCAATACATGTTTAATACCATTTCTATTAATCCTGCTTATGCTGGATCAAGGGAAACATTAAGCGTAATTGGATTGCACAGAAGCCAATGGGTAGGTCTAGAAGGTGGTCCCCAAACTCAGACACTATCTATACATGCACCTTTGAGAAATGAAAAAGTTGGACTTGGACTATCCGTAATTAATGACGAGCTTGGATTTGAAAATTTTCAATATGTCTATGGTGATTTCTCTTATACAATAACAACTGGTTTAAATTCTAAATTAGCTTTTGGTATTAAAGGTGGAGTAACTGCTTATAACTTAGATGGTGATTTTGTCCTATCAGAAGCTAATGACCCAGTAATTTTTGGTTTTGAGGATCGTTTAGATTTTAATGTTGGCGCCGGAGTATATTGGCATAGTGATAGATGGTATTTAGGTTTGTCTGCGCCAAGAATATTGAATAATGACAAAATAGAGGCCAATGGTTTCGAAGCTCTTGACCGTGTGAGTTACTACTTCACTGGTGGTTATGTATTTGATTTAAGTGATAACATAAAATTAAAGCCATCTGCTTTACTTAAAGCTACAAATGGTGCACCATTATCATTTGATATTTCTGCAAACTTTCTATTTAATGAAAAGTTTTGGATAGGTGGTGGATACAGAATTAACGAGCAAGCAGCAGCACTCGGTGGAATTGTAGATTTCCAAGTCTCAAAGCAACTTCGTATAGGATATGCTTACGAATATCCACTTTCTGATATTAGACCTTTCACAAGTGGAACTCATGAAGTTTTATTAATGTTTGAAATCTTTAAAAGTCGTAGAATCAAATCCCCTAGATACTTCTAA
- a CDS encoding OmpA family protein gives MKTRLILIVFTLCFSSSFAQLKLADKFFKSYGYVKAVELYKEVVKDGDSSMHVLTRIGDAYYNNSQTEESALWYGLAVDKYEKKLDSEYLFKYIQSLVSIKDYEKAEIWVQKLKGRQDEDSDAKKYIQDNFDIYKLSETTDEKRIVNLYNVDFNTKYSDFGAYVKDDILYFASSRDESSKVYDWNKEPFLDIYQVEIKRGNKTLSFNEPNKVSGERINSKFHESSVAITNDGKTIYFTRDNLTKGDRLDYDKKGTTHLELFKATKDEASNSWTNLEILPFNVEVYSTGHPALSPDNKQLYFVSDREGGFGQADIYVVDINDNGTYSEPRNLGENINTPGRELFPSISKDGTFYYSSDGLVNYGLLDIYKSNIINDANAKSENLGEPFNSGFDDFAYIFDNETEEGYLSSNREGGKGGDDIYSFNTYLCEQSIAGFVRDELTNEVIPGATVRLIDESGKVLTEQTTNTEGAYEFVDLTCEKTYTVVGSKEDYKDDQKTVVTSDVNDKVNVADLVLTPLIIDNQIVINPIFFDFDKANIRTDAQFELENIVDVMRKHPTMVIKLESHTDSRGGERYNMRLSDRRAKSTRDYIISRGIDANRIESAIGYGESQLLNRCSNGVPCTKEEHQLNRRSYFYILKD, from the coding sequence ATGAAAACAAGATTAATTCTTATCGTATTCACCCTTTGTTTTTCTTCAAGCTTTGCACAGTTGAAGTTAGCAGACAAATTCTTTAAAAGTTACGGCTATGTAAAAGCTGTAGAACTTTATAAAGAAGTAGTAAAAGATGGTGATAGCTCAATGCATGTACTTACTAGAATAGGAGATGCATATTATAACAACTCACAAACTGAAGAGTCTGCCTTATGGTATGGCTTAGCGGTCGATAAATATGAAAAGAAATTAGATTCAGAATACCTTTTCAAATACATACAATCACTTGTTAGTATTAAAGACTACGAAAAGGCTGAAATTTGGGTTCAAAAACTCAAAGGTCGACAAGACGAAGACTCTGATGCAAAGAAATATATTCAAGATAATTTTGATATCTACAAGCTTTCAGAAACTACGGACGAAAAACGTATTGTCAATTTATACAACGTAGATTTCAACACTAAATATTCAGACTTTGGAGCTTATGTAAAGGACGACATCCTCTATTTTGCTTCATCTAGAGATGAATCATCAAAAGTTTATGATTGGAATAAAGAACCTTTCTTAGATATTTATCAAGTTGAAATTAAAAGAGGAAATAAAACTCTATCCTTCAATGAGCCTAATAAAGTCTCAGGAGAAAGAATTAACTCTAAATTTCATGAATCTTCAGTAGCTATAACAAATGATGGCAAAACAATTTATTTCACTAGAGATAATTTGACAAAAGGAGATCGTTTAGATTATGACAAAAAAGGAACTACTCACTTAGAGCTTTTTAAAGCTACTAAAGATGAAGCATCTAACTCATGGACTAATTTAGAGATATTACCTTTTAATGTAGAGGTCTACTCTACTGGTCATCCGGCACTAAGCCCAGATAACAAACAATTATACTTTGTTTCTGACCGCGAAGGTGGTTTTGGTCAAGCCGATATATACGTTGTAGATATCAACGATAACGGTACATACTCAGAACCACGTAATCTTGGAGAAAATATTAATACTCCTGGTAGAGAATTATTCCCATCTATTTCTAAAGATGGAACCTTTTATTACTCATCAGATGGATTAGTAAATTATGGACTTTTAGATATTTATAAGTCAAATATTATTAACGATGCTAATGCAAAAAGTGAGAATCTTGGAGAACCTTTTAACTCTGGTTTTGATGATTTTGCATACATTTTTGATAACGAAACAGAAGAAGGATACCTATCCTCTAACCGTGAAGGCGGAAAAGGTGGTGATGATATTTACAGTTTTAACACATACCTGTGCGAACAAAGCATTGCAGGTTTTGTAAGAGACGAGCTTACAAACGAAGTTATTCCTGGAGCAACTGTTAGACTTATTGATGAGTCTGGTAAAGTACTAACTGAGCAAACAACAAATACTGAAGGTGCTTATGAGTTTGTAGATTTGACTTGCGAAAAAACGTATACAGTTGTTGGTAGTAAAGAAGATTACAAAGACGACCAAAAAACAGTTGTCACTTCTGACGTAAACGATAAGGTAAATGTAGCAGACTTAGTATTAACACCATTAATCATAGATAATCAGATTGTGATTAACCCAATTTTCTTTGATTTTGACAAAGCAAATATTAGAACAGATGCACAGTTTGAATTAGAAAACATAGTAGACGTTATGCGTAAGCATCCTACAATGGTTATAAAATTAGAATCACACACAGATAGTCGTGGTGGCGAACGCTATAACATGAGACTTTCTGATAGACGTGCCAAATCTACTAGAGATTATATAATCTCTCGTGGTATTGATGCGAATAGAATTGAGAGTGCTATTGGATATGGTGAGTCACAGTTACTCAACAGATGTTCTAATGGTGTACCATGTACAAAAGAAGAGCATCAACTAAATAGACGTTCTTATTTCTATATCTTAAAAGATTAA
- a CDS encoding DUF1572 family protein: MERNYINSVKKQFEYYKILGEKTFDQLNKKELFWQFNEESNSIAITVNHLWGNMKSRWTDFLISDGEKEWRNRDMEFESIIKTRTEMLEKWADGWNCLFDALNSVCESNFDSEIFIRNQSHSIVEAVNRQMMHYSYHIGQIVYVGRMIKGKEWNSLSIPKGKSKDFNDRKFSQGKHKGHFTDEIK, from the coding sequence ATGGAAAGAAATTACATAAATAGTGTCAAAAAACAATTTGAGTATTATAAAATACTTGGAGAAAAGACTTTCGACCAATTGAATAAAAAAGAATTGTTTTGGCAGTTCAATGAAGAATCAAATTCAATAGCGATTACTGTAAATCACCTTTGGGGAAATATGAAATCAAGATGGACAGATTTTTTGATTTCAGACGGAGAAAAAGAATGGAGAAATCGAGATATGGAATTTGAATCAATAATAAAGACAAGAACTGAAATGCTCGAAAAATGGGCTGATGGGTGGAATTGTCTTTTTGATGCTCTGAATTCAGTATGTGAATCCAATTTTGATTCTGAAATTTTTATACGTAATCAAAGTCACTCAATAGTAGAGGCCGTTAATAGACAAATGATGCATTATTCTTATCATATTGGACAAATAGTATATGTAGGTCGTATGATTAAAGGAAAAGAATGGAATAGTTTATCAATACCAAAAGGAAAATCAAAGGACTTTAACGATAGAAAGTTTTCTCAGGGAAAACACAAAGGGCACTTTACAGATGAAATAAAATAA
- a CDS encoding CAP domain-containing protein: protein MKLSRLMPILAICALISFSSCSSESLNEEESINLDLVVAPQAKPLELEILELINYHRITNGMNALNSNDTVKAVAYTHTDYMVEVDDVSHANFFERKQSLQNNENAQIVSENVAYGFTSAESVVNAWINSPSHRSNIEGNYTHFDISAEKNEEGDWYFTNIFIKK from the coding sequence ATGAAACTATCTAGACTCATGCCAATTTTGGCAATTTGTGCTTTAATCTCGTTCTCATCTTGTTCTTCAGAAAGTCTGAATGAAGAAGAATCAATAAATTTAGATTTAGTCGTAGCACCTCAAGCAAAACCACTTGAATTAGAAATTCTAGAACTTATAAATTACCACCGCATTACTAATGGTATGAATGCTTTAAATAGTAATGATACAGTAAAAGCTGTTGCTTATACACATACTGACTATATGGTAGAAGTTGACGATGTTTCACACGCAAACTTTTTTGAACGTAAGCAGAGTCTACAAAACAATGAAAATGCACAAATAGTATCTGAGAATGTAGCCTATGGCTTTACATCAGCAGAATCTGTTGTTAACGCTTGGATTAATAGTCCATCACACAGAAGTAATATCGAAGGTAACTATACACATTTTGATATATCAGCTGAAAAAAACGAAGAAGGTGATTGGTATTTTACCAACATATTTATAAAAAAATAA